A region of Chitinophaga horti DNA encodes the following proteins:
- a CDS encoding SixA phosphatase family protein, translating to MKTLLLVRHAKSSWTDPDMDDFDRPLNKRGKQNAPEMAERMLARGTVPQLIISSPAKRARSTAKLMAREWKYPRQAILLEEELYLCYASTFLKVITKIDDDFDQVAIFAHNPGITDFANYLTEEMRIDNVPTAGIFAIAADTDCWKDFDRAPKRFLFFDYPKSTGAAMF from the coding sequence ATGAAAACATTGCTGCTTGTTCGCCATGCAAAGTCCAGCTGGACCGATCCGGACATGGATGATTTTGATCGCCCGCTCAATAAACGGGGCAAACAAAACGCGCCCGAAATGGCCGAGCGCATGCTCGCGAGAGGCACCGTTCCGCAATTAATCATTTCCAGCCCGGCGAAGCGCGCCAGATCTACCGCTAAGCTCATGGCCCGCGAATGGAAGTATCCACGGCAGGCGATCTTACTGGAAGAAGAGCTTTACCTCTGCTACGCCTCTACCTTTTTAAAAGTCATTACCAAGATAGACGACGATTTTGACCAGGTGGCCATCTTTGCCCATAACCCTGGCATTACCGATTTCGCTAATTACCTGACGGAAGAAATGCGCATCGATAACGTACCCACGGCCGGTATATTCGCCATTGCTGCCGATACCGATTGCTGGAAGGACTTTGACCGCGCCCCTAAACGTTTCCTGTTTTTCGATTACCCGAAGAGTACCGGCGCGGCTATGTTTTAG
- a CDS encoding amidophosphoribosyltransferase, with product MSDAIKHECGLAFIRLRKPFAYYQQKYGTVFYGLNKLYLLMEKQHNRGQDGAGVAAVKLHTEPGVPFMNRIRSSANQPIADVFARIRQEITEVEKYQPEITKYPGLMKGHIRFLGELLMGHLRYATQGKNNEELCHPFVRHNTVPARNLTMAGNFNLVNVDELFNFVKVFPGDTHKNSDLAAMLEVVHHFLAKEDETRDNGLDVKSILQNAFSMFDGGYHVAGLIGSGDSFVIRDPHGIRPSYYYINDDVIVAASERAAIRTSFNVGENEVLELMPGNALIVKENGDYSIEQILTPKERRACSFERIYFSRGNDEKIYKERTDLGRNLSETVLKAIDNDLRHTIFSFIPNTAEVAFYGLIKGLETYLNRIKVERIMSWDKDFDEEKLTEMVNRRVRIDKIAIKDVKMRTFITEDSGRNEMVQHVYDITYGTVQPGVDTLVVIDDSIVRGTTLRESIIKMLDRLGPKRIIVVSSAPQIRYPDCYGIDMSKMGDFVAFQAAIALLKETGREHVLQEAYGLCKELERTNTLHAQNVVRNIYKPFTTQEISDKIAQIITPSGINAHVDVIYQSIDGLHDACPNNLGDWYFTGNYPTPGGNRVVNKAFMNFMEGKNERGY from the coding sequence ATGAGTGACGCGATTAAGCATGAGTGCGGACTTGCATTCATAAGATTAAGAAAACCATTCGCTTATTATCAGCAGAAATATGGAACGGTTTTCTACGGACTCAACAAGCTTTACCTCCTGATGGAGAAGCAGCATAACCGTGGTCAGGACGGAGCAGGGGTAGCGGCAGTAAAATTACATACCGAGCCCGGGGTGCCTTTCATGAATCGCATCCGCAGCAGTGCAAACCAACCTATCGCCGACGTTTTTGCGAGAATAAGGCAGGAAATTACAGAGGTAGAGAAGTACCAGCCCGAAATTACCAAATACCCTGGCCTGATGAAAGGTCACATTCGCTTCCTGGGCGAATTGCTGATGGGCCACCTGCGCTACGCCACCCAGGGCAAAAACAACGAAGAGCTTTGCCATCCTTTTGTACGCCACAACACGGTTCCCGCCCGTAACCTTACCATGGCAGGTAACTTTAACCTGGTGAACGTGGACGAGCTGTTCAACTTTGTAAAAGTATTTCCTGGCGACACTCATAAGAACAGTGACCTGGCAGCGATGCTTGAAGTGGTGCATCACTTTCTCGCGAAGGAAGATGAAACCCGCGACAACGGCCTGGACGTGAAGAGCATTCTGCAAAACGCGTTCTCTATGTTCGACGGAGGTTACCACGTGGCCGGTCTTATCGGCTCCGGCGATTCCTTCGTAATTCGCGATCCACACGGTATTCGCCCTTCTTATTACTATATTAATGATGATGTGATCGTTGCCGCTTCTGAAAGAGCAGCCATCCGCACTTCCTTTAACGTTGGCGAAAACGAAGTACTGGAACTGATGCCAGGTAACGCGCTGATCGTAAAAGAAAATGGGGATTACAGCATCGAGCAGATATTGACGCCGAAAGAGCGCCGCGCCTGTAGTTTTGAACGTATTTACTTCTCCCGCGGTAACGACGAAAAGATTTATAAAGAGCGTACTGACCTTGGCCGTAACCTGTCAGAAACCGTACTGAAAGCGATTGACAACGACCTTCGTCATACAATTTTCTCCTTCATTCCTAACACCGCCGAAGTTGCTTTCTATGGACTGATCAAAGGCCTGGAAACGTACCTGAACCGCATTAAAGTAGAGCGGATCATGAGCTGGGATAAGGATTTTGATGAAGAGAAGCTCACCGAAATGGTGAACCGTCGCGTGCGCATCGATAAAATTGCGATCAAAGATGTGAAGATGAGGACCTTCATTACGGAGGATAGTGGCCGTAATGAAATGGTGCAGCACGTATACGACATTACTTACGGAACGGTGCAACCGGGCGTAGACACCCTCGTGGTGATCGACGACTCCATCGTTCGCGGTACCACCCTGCGCGAAAGCATTATTAAAATGCTCGATCGCCTCGGACCTAAACGCATTATCGTAGTATCATCTGCCCCGCAAATACGTTACCCGGACTGTTACGGCATTGATATGAGCAAGATGGGCGACTTCGTTGCTTTCCAGGCGGCTATTGCCTTACTGAAAGAAACCGGCCGCGAACACGTTTTGCAGGAAGCATACGGTTTGTGTAAGGAACTGGAAAGGACCAACACCCTGCACGCGCAGAATGTGGTGCGTAACATTTACAAGCCTTTTACTACACAGGAAATATCCGATAAGATCGCGCAAATCATTACTCCATCCGGCATTAACGCCCATGTGGACGTGATTTACCAATCGATCGACGGCCTGCACGACGCTTGTCCCAACAACCTGGGCGACTGGTACTTTACCGGCAACTACCCTACTCCGGGCGGTAATCGTGTAGTGAACAAAGCATTCATGAACTTTATGGAAGGAAAGAACGAGCGCGGGTACTAA
- a CDS encoding peptidylprolyl isomerase: MKKLLILSAATLCLASAASAQTRYIVDKIVAKVGDKIILRSEVESGLVDFQKQALDQPLPANASCSVLERLIAHKVLVLQAERDSLPINDGDVSGRIESQIRYFEQVYGTRQKMEEITGYTVYQLRERFREPIREQMLADAMRDKIVGSVKVTPTEVKTNFERIPKDSLPFYESELEVGQLVIIPKAGTEMESYAKERLLDFKKRAEGNTADFGTLARLYSEDPGVKENGGVYTLNRNDKNMWDPTFLSAAFRLKEGEISQPVKSQFGYHLIKMLRRQGDNVNVQHILLKANVTNDDMTAATKKIDSLRGAIIAGKTTFADAVYKYSDLPDAKFTGGMIADPNTGATLITIDQLNDPSMKDIVLALNDLKPGELSKPMAYKDERNGNGMRIVYLKTRSQPHRENLQDDYARIQERALKIKQAETLNKWLLDKIPTFYVDVEQEFKNCNNVAQWMNALAKQ, encoded by the coding sequence ATGAAGAAATTATTGATACTGTCTGCCGCCACCCTGTGCCTGGCGAGCGCCGCTTCTGCTCAGACGCGGTACATCGTAGACAAGATCGTAGCCAAAGTAGGCGATAAAATCATCCTCCGTTCCGAAGTGGAATCGGGTTTGGTAGATTTCCAGAAGCAGGCGCTGGACCAGCCTTTACCGGCTAATGCCAGCTGCAGCGTACTGGAACGCCTCATTGCACATAAAGTACTGGTATTACAGGCCGAACGAGATTCCCTGCCGATAAACGATGGGGACGTTTCCGGCCGTATCGAGAGCCAGATCCGTTATTTCGAACAAGTGTACGGTACCCGCCAGAAAATGGAGGAGATCACCGGTTATACAGTATACCAGCTGCGTGAACGTTTCCGCGAACCGATCCGTGAGCAAATGCTGGCGGATGCGATGCGCGACAAAATCGTGGGTAGCGTGAAGGTGACACCTACAGAGGTGAAAACCAACTTTGAGCGCATACCTAAAGATAGCTTACCGTTTTACGAATCAGAGCTGGAGGTTGGTCAACTCGTGATTATCCCGAAAGCCGGTACCGAAATGGAAAGCTATGCGAAAGAGCGACTGCTGGATTTCAAGAAACGTGCAGAAGGTAACACCGCCGACTTCGGAACCCTGGCCCGCCTGTATTCTGAGGACCCGGGCGTTAAGGAGAACGGTGGCGTGTACACCCTGAACCGTAACGACAAAAATATGTGGGATCCGACCTTCCTGTCTGCCGCCTTCCGTTTGAAAGAAGGAGAAATATCGCAACCGGTGAAGTCGCAATTTGGTTATCACCTCATCAAGATGCTGAGAAGGCAGGGTGATAACGTGAACGTGCAACACATCCTCCTGAAAGCGAACGTAACAAACGATGATATGACCGCCGCTACTAAAAAGATCGACTCTTTGCGTGGCGCGATCATCGCAGGCAAAACAACTTTTGCTGATGCGGTGTATAAGTACAGCGACCTGCCAGATGCCAAGTTCACCGGCGGCATGATCGCCGATCCTAATACAGGTGCTACTTTGATTACGATTGATCAGCTGAATGACCCTTCCATGAAAGATATCGTATTGGCACTGAATGATTTGAAGCCAGGCGAGTTGTCTAAACCAATGGCATATAAAGATGAGCGTAACGGAAATGGCATGCGTATCGTGTACCTGAAAACCCGCAGCCAGCCTCACCGCGAAAACCTGCAGGACGATTACGCCCGCATCCAGGAACGCGCGCTGAAGATCAAACAGGCGGAAACGCTTAACAAGTGGTTGCTGGATAAGATCCCTACTTTTTATGTGGATGTAGAGCAGGAATTTAAGAACTGCAACAACGTAGCCCAGTGGATGAACGCCCTGGCCAAACAATAG
- the infB gene encoding translation initiation factor IF-2 translates to MPETTNNTPRLLAAAKEFNIGKDTLIDFLANKGYDMAEFGSPNARLTSQMYGALQSEFQQDKANKRKSDQIALPKGTVLDAAKKKEKEEAEAAAAAAKKNAPAKEDAKPEPVATTAPEAPAPPKAEPPKQEPPVPQAEAPVKQPEPTPEPPAAETKAEPAKPADTSRISGPKVVATIDLEALNRNRKPATPPPAAKKETPAEPPVATPPPAAEKPQPEPQPEPVKPAAETVAPKSPVQEPAKEKKEEVVEDKKEKVAVTTEEAPVQTPATVVVKETPSTPPSAPQVVAPAAEKQEAPEQNDSTDGGDDDEKVISNIQAEKLTGPKVIGKINLPVNNDRRDNKAKQNENEKRKRKRIIVEKKPEPIKPGEFPQDRGNRGPGGGARPQGGQSRPYQERNPGGGQGGNRGPGQGPGGPGGNRNNNNNRSQGPGGQGNRPHSGPNRGGNFGNRPGGQGGGFRSNQPDNRRPEDKEIDKNEIQNKIKETMAKLGGNTRGGKNTKATRRREKRQVREEQMANQGMEDNKLQVTEFVSVSELANLMDVSFAEVISKCMGLGIMVSINQRLDAEVIELVAGEFGYEVEFIGLEDADEQDEEEVEDDPADLVPRAPIVTIMGHVDHGKTSLLDYIRNANVVAGEAGGITQHIGAYQVTTATGKKLTFLDTPGHEAFTAMRARGAKVADIAVIVVAADDAIMPQTKEAISHSQAAGLPMVFAINKIDKDGANPEKIKEQLAQLNLLVEDWGGKYQSQEISAKSGLNIDLLLEKILLEAELLELKANPDREGSGSIIEASLDKGRGYVTTLLISNGSLKQGDTIVSGQHFGKIKAMFNERGQRLEVAGPSSPVQILGLNGAPQAGEKFRMYEDESEAKDVANRRAQIVREQGIRTKKHITLDEIGRRLALGNFKQLNLIIKGDFDGSVEALSDSLQKLSTEEIAVSVVHKGVGQITESDVLLATASDALLIGFQVRPSMQAAKLAEKENIEIRTYSIIYDAIDELKSAMEGMLEPKIEKKVVCNVEIRETYKFDKVTVAGCFVLDGRLARNTRVNLVRDGIVVYTGELGSLKRYKDDVKEVVSNMECGLSIRNYNDIRVGDIVEGFEEVEVKRTL, encoded by the coding sequence ATGCCCGAAACAACAAACAACACACCGCGCTTGCTGGCTGCCGCCAAGGAATTTAATATTGGTAAGGATACGTTGATCGACTTCCTGGCCAATAAAGGATACGACATGGCAGAATTTGGCTCACCTAACGCCCGTCTTACATCGCAGATGTACGGCGCGCTGCAGTCGGAGTTTCAGCAGGATAAAGCGAATAAGCGCAAAAGCGACCAGATCGCTTTGCCTAAAGGGACCGTGTTAGATGCCGCGAAGAAGAAGGAGAAGGAAGAAGCAGAAGCTGCAGCCGCGGCAGCCAAAAAGAATGCGCCTGCTAAAGAGGACGCGAAACCAGAGCCGGTAGCAACTACCGCCCCGGAAGCACCAGCGCCCCCCAAAGCAGAACCGCCTAAACAGGAGCCTCCGGTTCCCCAGGCAGAAGCACCGGTTAAACAACCGGAGCCCACGCCCGAACCACCGGCAGCCGAAACCAAGGCCGAGCCAGCGAAACCTGCAGATACCTCCCGTATCAGCGGACCTAAAGTCGTGGCAACAATCGACCTGGAAGCGCTGAACCGTAACAGGAAGCCTGCAACTCCCCCTCCCGCAGCTAAAAAGGAAACGCCAGCCGAACCACCGGTAGCGACACCTCCTCCCGCAGCTGAAAAACCACAGCCCGAGCCTCAACCGGAGCCGGTTAAACCCGCTGCTGAAACAGTAGCGCCTAAATCGCCCGTTCAGGAACCTGCTAAAGAAAAGAAGGAAGAAGTAGTAGAAGATAAAAAAGAAAAAGTGGCTGTAACAACTGAAGAAGCCCCCGTACAAACTCCCGCAACGGTAGTTGTAAAAGAAACGCCTTCCACACCGCCTTCGGCTCCGCAAGTAGTTGCTCCCGCCGCAGAAAAGCAGGAAGCGCCTGAACAAAACGACTCCACCGATGGTGGCGACGACGACGAAAAAGTTATTTCCAACATCCAGGCAGAGAAACTTACCGGACCTAAAGTGATCGGTAAAATCAACCTGCCGGTGAATAACGATCGTCGCGATAACAAAGCAAAACAAAACGAAAACGAGAAACGCAAACGCAAGCGCATTATCGTTGAAAAGAAGCCGGAGCCTATTAAACCAGGTGAGTTCCCGCAAGACCGTGGTAATCGCGGTCCGGGTGGTGGCGCTCGTCCACAGGGTGGACAATCCCGCCCATACCAGGAACGCAACCCAGGTGGCGGCCAGGGTGGTAATCGCGGCCCAGGACAGGGACCAGGCGGCCCCGGCGGAAATCGTAATAACAATAACAACCGTAGCCAGGGACCTGGTGGACAGGGTAACCGTCCGCACAGTGGACCTAACAGGGGTGGTAACTTCGGTAACCGTCCAGGTGGTCAAGGTGGCGGTTTCCGTAGCAATCAACCAGACAACAGGCGTCCTGAAGATAAGGAGATCGATAAAAACGAAATCCAGAACAAGATCAAGGAAACCATGGCCAAGCTTGGTGGTAATACCCGTGGCGGTAAAAACACCAAAGCAACACGCCGCCGCGAAAAACGCCAGGTTCGTGAAGAGCAAATGGCTAACCAGGGTATGGAGGACAACAAACTGCAGGTGACTGAGTTTGTGTCTGTAAGTGAACTGGCCAACCTCATGGACGTAAGCTTCGCCGAAGTAATCTCGAAATGTATGGGCCTCGGTATCATGGTGTCCATCAACCAACGTCTCGATGCCGAAGTTATTGAACTGGTAGCAGGCGAATTTGGTTATGAAGTAGAGTTTATTGGTCTGGAAGATGCTGATGAGCAAGATGAGGAAGAAGTAGAAGATGATCCGGCAGACCTGGTTCCAAGGGCGCCGATCGTTACCATCATGGGTCACGTTGACCATGGTAAAACCTCCCTCCTTGACTATATTCGTAACGCAAACGTAGTAGCTGGTGAGGCCGGCGGTATTACCCAGCACATTGGTGCTTACCAGGTAACTACTGCAACAGGTAAAAAACTCACCTTCCTCGATACACCTGGTCACGAAGCGTTTACCGCGATGCGTGCCCGTGGTGCGAAAGTGGCCGACATTGCCGTTATCGTGGTAGCTGCGGATGATGCCATCATGCCTCAAACGAAGGAAGCGATCTCCCACTCACAGGCTGCAGGCCTGCCGATGGTATTCGCTATCAACAAAATTGATAAAGACGGCGCCAATCCAGAAAAGATCAAAGAACAACTGGCACAATTGAACCTCCTGGTAGAAGACTGGGGTGGTAAATACCAGAGCCAGGAAATATCAGCCAAAAGCGGTTTGAATATCGACCTGCTGCTGGAAAAAATATTACTCGAAGCGGAACTGCTCGAACTGAAAGCTAACCCAGACCGTGAAGGCTCCGGAAGCATCATCGAAGCATCGCTGGACAAAGGCCGTGGTTATGTAACCACGCTGCTGATCTCCAACGGTTCCCTGAAGCAGGGCGACACCATCGTATCTGGTCAGCACTTCGGTAAAATCAAGGCTATGTTCAACGAACGCGGTCAGCGTTTGGAAGTAGCCGGACCTTCTTCACCAGTTCAGATCCTCGGTTTGAACGGTGCGCCACAAGCGGGTGAGAAGTTCAGGATGTATGAAGATGAGAGTGAAGCAAAAGATGTGGCTAACCGTCGTGCACAGATCGTGCGTGAGCAGGGTATCCGCACCAAAAAGCACATCACCCTCGACGAGATCGGCCGTCGTTTGGCACTCGGAAACTTCAAGCAGCTTAACCTCATCATCAAAGGTGACTTCGATGGTTCTGTAGAAGCGTTGAGCGATTCCCTGCAGAAACTGTCAACCGAAGAGATTGCAGTAAGCGTAGTACACAAAGGTGTTGGTCAGATCACAGAATCCGACGTACTGCTGGCTACCGCATCCGATGCACTGCTGATCGGCTTCCAGGTACGCCCGTCTATGCAGGCGGCGAAACTGGCCGAGAAAGAGAACATCGAGATCCGTACCTACTCTATCATCTACGACGCGATCGACGAACTGAAGAGCGCGATGGAAGGCATGCTGGAACCAAAAATCGAAAAGAAAGTGGTGTGCAACGTGGAAATCCGCGAAACCTACAAATTCGACAAGGTTACAGTTGCAGGCTGTTTCGTACTGGATGGTCGCTTAGCGCGTAACACTAGGGTTAACCTGGTTCGCGATGGTATCGTAGTATACACCGGCGAACTTGGCTCTCTGAAGCGTTACAAAGACGACGTGAAAGAAGTGGTGTCCAACATGGAGTGTGGTCTTAGTATCAGGAACTACAATGATATCAGGGTCGGCGACATCGTGGAAGGCTTCGAAGAAGTGGAAGTTAAGAGAACATTATAA
- the nusA gene encoding transcription termination factor NusA: MASINLIESFTEFKEAENIDRPTLMKVLEDVFKTLLRKKYGSDENFDVIVNTEKGDLEILRRRTIVEDGEVEDDNAQIAYTDAIKIEPDYQVGEDLYEEVEIMDFGRRAILAAKQTLSARIGDLKKNILVKKYADRVGEIVNGEVYQVWKKEVLLLDDEGNELILPKPEQIPTDYFKKGENVRAVVKKVEMKNNSPLIILSRTHPSFLAKLLEIEVPEIFDGLIVIKKIVREPGERAKVAVESYDDRIDPVGACVGMKGSRIHGIVRELRNENIDIINYTNNLQLLIQRALTPARISRMDVDNDNKYASVYLNPDQVSLAIGKKGVNIKLACELTGYEIDVFRDEQQEQAEFDIDLEEFSDEIEAWIIDELKRIGCDTARSVLELTSEELVRRSDLEEETVTEVRRILQEEFEKE, encoded by the coding sequence ATGGCTAGTATTAACCTGATTGAGTCATTCACCGAGTTTAAGGAAGCGGAAAATATAGACAGGCCAACGCTCATGAAAGTGTTGGAAGATGTATTTAAAACCCTCCTGCGCAAAAAGTATGGCTCTGATGAGAACTTCGACGTGATCGTAAATACCGAAAAAGGTGACCTGGAGATCCTGCGCCGCCGTACCATTGTAGAAGATGGAGAGGTGGAAGACGATAACGCCCAGATCGCTTATACAGATGCCATCAAAATAGAACCGGATTACCAGGTAGGTGAAGACCTTTATGAGGAAGTTGAGATCATGGATTTTGGCCGTCGTGCCATCCTGGCTGCCAAACAAACACTTTCCGCCCGTATCGGCGACCTGAAAAAGAACATTCTCGTTAAAAAATATGCCGACAGGGTTGGTGAAATTGTGAACGGCGAGGTGTACCAGGTGTGGAAAAAAGAAGTTTTATTATTGGATGATGAAGGGAATGAATTAATATTGCCTAAGCCGGAGCAAATTCCGACCGATTACTTCAAAAAAGGAGAAAACGTAAGGGCAGTAGTGAAGAAAGTGGAGATGAAAAATAACTCTCCGTTGATCATTCTCTCCAGAACTCACCCCTCCTTCCTGGCGAAACTGCTGGAAATTGAGGTTCCGGAAATTTTCGACGGTCTGATCGTGATCAAGAAGATTGTACGTGAGCCGGGCGAAAGAGCCAAAGTTGCAGTAGAATCTTACGACGACCGCATTGATCCGGTTGGTGCCTGCGTAGGTATGAAGGGTAGCCGTATCCACGGTATAGTTCGCGAACTGCGCAATGAAAACATCGACATCATCAACTACACCAATAATCTTCAGCTGCTTATCCAACGCGCGCTTACGCCCGCCAGGATCAGCCGTATGGACGTTGATAACGACAACAAATACGCTTCTGTTTATCTGAATCCTGACCAGGTATCACTGGCCATCGGTAAAAAAGGCGTGAACATAAAACTGGCTTGCGAATTGACGGGGTATGAAATAGATGTATTCCGCGACGAGCAACAGGAACAGGCTGAATTTGACATCGACCTGGAAGAATTTTCCGACGAAATCGAAGCCTGGATCATCGACGAGCTTAAGCGCATTGGTTGCGATACCGCACGCAGCGTGCTTGAACTGACGTCTGAAGAACTGGTTCGCCGTTCCGACCTGGAGGAAGAAACAGTAACAGAAGTTCGCAGAATATTACAGGAAGAGTTTGAAAAAGAATAA
- the rimP gene encoding ribosome maturation factor RimP yields MANEQIIASITALVEQLIVDKDKPDYFLVEIKIKPTNNVKVYLDADNGAAISQLVSFNRALYPLLETSGLFPNDDFSLEVSSAGLDEPLKSPRQFKKNIGRKVEVTLLDGATKEGKLLAADEEKLTIEELIGKKKEQKVTDINFSEIKHTHVCIVF; encoded by the coding sequence ATGGCAAACGAACAAATTATAGCATCGATAACGGCGCTGGTTGAACAGCTGATAGTGGATAAGGACAAGCCCGACTATTTTTTGGTAGAGATCAAGATCAAGCCCACCAATAATGTAAAGGTTTACCTGGATGCGGATAATGGAGCCGCTATTTCGCAGCTGGTATCTTTTAACCGCGCGTTGTACCCTTTGCTGGAAACTTCCGGACTTTTCCCGAACGATGATTTTTCGCTGGAGGTGTCGTCTGCAGGCTTAGACGAGCCGCTGAAGAGCCCGCGCCAGTTCAAAAAGAACATTGGTCGTAAAGTGGAGGTGACGTTGCTGGATGGTGCTACGAAGGAAGGTAAGTTGCTGGCAGCAGACGAGGAGAAGCTGACGATCGAGGAGTTGATCGGTAAAAAGAAAGAACAAAAAGTTACAGATATAAATTTCTCTGAAATCAAGCACACGCACGTGTGTATTGTGTTTTAA
- a CDS encoding GlsB/YeaQ/YmgE family stress response membrane protein → MHWLWFILIGAAAGWLAGLLVKGRGLGCLGNILLGIVGGVLGGWIFRQLELKPAGTFVTAFAGAFVILLVANLVSRK, encoded by the coding sequence ATGCATTGGTTATGGTTTATTCTGATTGGAGCCGCTGCAGGCTGGCTGGCAGGACTATTAGTGAAAGGCCGGGGACTGGGCTGCCTGGGCAATATACTGCTCGGCATCGTAGGCGGAGTATTGGGCGGATGGATTTTCCGACAGCTTGAACTTAAACCGGCCGGCACATTTGTTACCGCCTTCGCAGGAGCATTCGTCATCCTTCTCGTCGCAAATCTCGTCAGCAGAAAATAA
- a CDS encoding DUF2752 domain-containing protein, translating into MLVARGHIKKINIELWAWAGALIVLLLIDPSKPPLFNLCPLHFLGIEWCPGCGLGRSISYLLHGEVVRSWKTHKLGGFVLVLLIARVIQLAKIQYIQHTTTDKTHEH; encoded by the coding sequence ATGCTTGTCGCCCGGGGTCATATTAAAAAAATCAACATTGAACTGTGGGCCTGGGCGGGCGCATTAATCGTCCTGTTGCTCATTGATCCGTCAAAACCGCCCTTGTTCAACCTATGTCCTTTGCACTTTTTGGGCATCGAATGGTGTCCAGGCTGCGGACTTGGCCGCTCGATAAGTTACCTGCTGCATGGGGAGGTCGTTCGTTCGTGGAAAACGCATAAGCTGGGCGGATTTGTACTCGTACTGCTCATCGCCCGCGTTATACAGCTCGCCAAAATTCAGTATATTCAGCACACGACAACTGATAAAACCCATGAACACTAA
- a CDS encoding TM2 domain-containing protein, which yields MNTNYYFSMLPGADAEELVWLQELTKNYNDETRQRFIAIYSGRRKDPQTVLICCLIGFVGFAGIQRFLTDQIGWGIAYLLTLGFCYVGTIIDVINYKQIAWEYNKKEAMAAAALLGYNF from the coding sequence ATGAACACTAATTATTATTTCTCAATGCTACCCGGTGCAGACGCGGAGGAACTTGTGTGGCTGCAGGAGCTAACTAAGAACTACAACGACGAAACCCGCCAACGCTTTATCGCCATTTACAGCGGCCGCAGGAAGGATCCCCAAACGGTGCTCATTTGCTGCCTGATAGGCTTTGTCGGGTTCGCGGGCATTCAAAGATTTCTGACGGATCAAATCGGCTGGGGCATTGCGTATTTACTTACGCTGGGCTTCTGCTACGTGGGTACGATCATCGACGTGATTAACTATAAACAAATAGCTTGGGAATACAACAAGAAAGAAGCGATGGCGGCCGCAGCACTGCTGGGCTACAACTTTTAA
- a CDS encoding DUF4834 family protein, with product MLKFLFYLFLFWLIYKLVFDFIIPVYRTTKHVKRQMNDVQEHMREQFRQQQQQSSGYSTPNPNAQTAEKVRKAPDSDDYIDFEEIK from the coding sequence ATGTTAAAATTTCTCTTTTACTTATTTCTTTTCTGGCTGATCTATAAACTGGTGTTCGATTTCATCATCCCGGTGTATAGAACTACAAAGCATGTAAAGCGCCAGATGAACGACGTGCAGGAGCATATGCGGGAACAGTTCCGTCAACAACAGCAACAATCTTCCGGATATAGCACCCCCAACCCTAACGCACAAACGGCCGAAAAGGTGCGCAAAGCGCCAGACAGCGATGACTACATCGACTTCGAAGAAATTAAATAG
- a CDS encoding HAD family hydrolase → MEGIKHIIFDLGGVILNIDYMRTEQAFLDLGVHNFRELYNQFHANALFEDLEIGGISNDDFLHELQKEAPDGVTIPQLVDAWNAMLLDFPIARLQLLQQLQNYYDTFLLSNTNAIHYTAFNARLMQTRGLPSVDQFFNKAYYSHRIGYRKPEKEAYQVILDENRLDPAATLFIDDTLPNIIAAGELGIRTIHLQPPQTILDIFRPGK, encoded by the coding sequence ATGGAAGGAATCAAACATATCATTTTTGATCTCGGTGGCGTCATTCTGAATATTGACTACATGCGCACCGAGCAGGCTTTCCTCGATCTGGGGGTGCATAATTTCAGGGAGTTGTACAATCAGTTTCACGCGAACGCGCTGTTCGAAGATCTGGAGATCGGGGGCATCAGCAATGATGATTTTCTACACGAATTGCAGAAAGAAGCCCCGGATGGCGTTACCATTCCGCAGTTAGTAGACGCCTGGAACGCCATGCTGCTCGACTTCCCCATCGCCCGCCTGCAACTCCTGCAGCAGCTTCAAAATTATTACGACACCTTTTTGCTCAGTAATACGAACGCCATTCACTATACGGCCTTTAACGCCCGGTTAATGCAAACCAGGGGACTACCATCCGTGGACCAGTTCTTTAATAAGGCATACTACTCTCACCGCATAGGTTATCGCAAGCCGGAGAAAGAGGCATACCAGGTTATTTTAGATGAAAACCGCCTGGACCCCGCAGCTACCCTATTCATCGACGATACTTTGCCGAACATTATTGCAGCCGGAGAATTAGGCATACGTACCATTCACCTGCAGCCGCCGCAAACGATCCTCGATATTTTTCGTCCGGGGAAGTAA